The genomic window ATGGCTGCCGGACGATCCGCCCGGCCGCCGCCGGGTAGCCATGCTGCGGGACTGGCTGGACGCCGAGCTCGCCGAGGCCAGTGCGACCGTGCTGGAGGCCGGCGAACCCGACCTGGCGGTGGCGACGTCAAAGACCTTCCGGTCGCTGGCCCGCCTCACCGGCGCGGCCCCGTCGGCGGACGGCCCGCGGGTCAAGAGGACGCTCACGGCCAACGGCCTCAGACAACTCATATCTTTCATCTCTAGGATGACGACCGCTGACCGGGCAGAACTGGAAGGGGTGAGCGCCGAGCGCGCGCCGCAGATCGTGGCGGGTGCTCTGGTGGCGGAGGCAAGCATGCGTGCGCTGTCGATAGAAGCGGTGGACATCTGCCCGTGGGCGCTGCGGGAGGGTCTTATCTTGCGCAAACTCGACAGTGAAGCGGACGGGACCGCGTTCATGGATTCTTCGGCTGTAGAGACTTCGGTGCGCGATGCTAGAGGTCAGGTAGGTGATCGGATCGCAGCTAACCGATCGAGAGGCAACAAACCATGACCGGACCACACTCCGAGACCG from Mycobacterium kubicae includes these protein-coding regions:
- a CDS encoding Ppx/GppA family phosphatase, giving the protein MRLGVLDVGSNTVHLLVVDAHRGGHPTPMSSTKATLRLAEATDSSGKLTKRGADKLISTIDEFAKIAVSSGCSELMAFATSAVRDAENSDDVLARVRKETGVELVALRGVDESRLTFLAVRRWYGWSAGRIINLDIGGGSLELSSGVDEEPEVALSLPLGAGRLTREWLPDDPPGRRRVAMLRDWLDAELAEASATVLEAGEPDLAVATSKTFRSLARLTGAAPSADGPRVKRTLTANGLRQLISFISRMTTADRAELEGVSAERAPQIVAGALVAEASMRALSIEAVDICPWALREGLILRKLDSEADGTAFMDSSAVETSVRDARGQVGDRIAANRSRGNKP